The bacterium genome includes the window CTTTACCGGGAAAATCTCGATGGAACGGAGTGAGGCGGAGAATCTTGCCCGTTTACACGGTGGAAGTGTCGCGGGAAGCTTTACCAATGCGGTCACAATTCTGGTCGCTGGGGATGGTGCAGGCAGCAAATTAACGAAAGCGCAAGCTCGAAATCTGCCCATACTTTCAGAAGATGAATATTTACAATGGGTTAGCTCTGGGACGGTGCCAGTAGCGGTAAGCGGGTGAAAACCGTTATCTTATTCGTTTAGGATAATGACCACACCCCAACGGAAATTCGCTTGGGGGAGATGGAACTTTGGTGTTTCTTTTCCGAACCGGGATGTAGATTTTTGCGTCGGGAACCATTGTGGTCGAAGGATTTAGCAACAAGGGAGATGGTTAAAGAATGGCGTCGACAGCCGATTTGCGTAATGGCATCATTATTGAATTCAAGAATGATTTATATCAAGTCGTTGAATTTCAGCACGTTAAACCCGGAAAGGGTGGCGCGTTCGTCCGAACAAAGTTAAAGAACATTCTCACCGGTCGAGTTATTGATCAAACGTACCGAAGTGGAGAATCAATCGATATCATTCGGTTAGAATCGCGGAAAATGCAGTTCCTGTATAAAGAAGACGATTTATATATCTTTATGGATCAGGAAACCTACGAACAGATTCACCTCGAAGAAAAACAGATTGGCGACGACCGTCTCCTCCTCAAAGAGGGTGAAATCGTTGATTTACTTTTCCGTGGGGATACTCCCCTTAGTATGACGTTACCATATTTTATTGTTTATACAATCGTACAAACGGAACCAGGTGTACGTGGTGATACCGCACAAGGTGGCGCAACCAAGCCGGCAAAAATCGAAACCGGCGCTGTCGTACAAGTTCCCCTCTTTGTCGAACAGGGCGAAAAAATACGGGTCGACACCCGCACACGTGGCTACATGGAACGTGTTAAGGAGTAAAAAT containing:
- the efp gene encoding elongation factor P, whose protein sequence is MASTADLRNGIIIEFKNDLYQVVEFQHVKPGKGGAFVRTKLKNILTGRVIDQTYRSGESIDIIRLESRKMQFLYKEDDLYIFMDQETYEQIHLEEKQIGDDRLLLKEGEIVDLLFRGDTPLSMTLPYFIVYTIVQTEPGVRGDTAQGGATKPAKIETGAVVQVPLFVEQGEKIRVDTRTRGYMERVKE